The following proteins come from a genomic window of Caloenas nicobarica isolate bCalNic1 chromosome 6, bCalNic1.hap1, whole genome shotgun sequence:
- the WDR75 gene encoding WD repeat-containing protein 75, whose translation MVAPAALRVVRCGGGGRLCGARPVFSADAKYLLCASGDFVKMYSLGTGETLRLMGGHADLVTGVQLNPRNHMQLYSSSLDGRIKLWDFMDGIPIKTFTVGSRLLALYALASCEDSVFVIIPKSGERDTFQLVSVKLTKAAGQDIEAKDLSVVLDGVDVSPKCIAFGREGEYVVSVKDANLQVYFFKRKQLNRFSVSAMKTKGGNHYFTCVVCHPTEDCIATGHADGRIRLWRNFHHKREYTFSTLHWHHDIVLDLAFSMEGTSLLSGGVESVLVLWQNLSDRQKDFLPRLGSAIEYISVSPEGTLCCTLHTDNRITIINSNLRLSKSIQGLVKSRDVKTGLVVDPRTKALVLNGEPGHLQFYCLQSDQQLFSLDIVQREYIHQAGLKQVDLVKVAFSAQGKWLATVEEREEVTDPELQLKLWFYDEETQSFKLNTRINTPHDDHITDMCFRDMDEMEDDSLILVTTGRDCVFKVWVMVEDTDPETQQSVSWSCDFVGSYHNYQATNCCFSEDGSLLAVSFEGTVTVWDSVTWDLKCTFCHPPGKIRNICFGRLTCSKYLIGATDHGFLCCWNLLSCALEWSAYLNILVLQPDPLSEHIAAVSWLSKESSLFVFKPNEPRPIYIQRNLCKEKIQLAAFVPRDEPETAGSEKYLWLRRSQLFFLTDTQELMTLSTKSLEERLTPSSKQLAVEESLPVTPFSLLLGKHRRQQSQGDIDLGKLIVRNKQEQDSPAVKELLHTPAHVLPSASFLCPIFIKSLLISKENKSAEEVADEVEMESEKVESDSDEERDVTEMEQEDTSPSELLGEMTCKLSKYQEKELRKIRKMDYSWISAF comes from the exons ATGGTGGCGCCGGCGGCGCTCCGCGTGGTGCGATGCGGCGGTGGCGGCCGCCTCTGCGGTGCCCGACCCGTCTTCTCCGCCGATGCCAA GTACCTGCTCTGCGCCTCCGGAGACTTCGTGAAGATGTACAGCCTGGGCACCGGGGAGACGCTGCGGCTCATGGGCGGGCACGCCGACCTGGTCACCGGCGTCCAGCTCAACCCCCGCAACCACATGCAG ctctatTCTTCCTCTCTTGATGGCAGGATTAAGCTGTGGGACTTTATGGATGGGATTCCCATTAAA actttCACTGTAGGATCCAGACTTCTGGCACTGTACGCACTTGCTAGCTGTGAGGACTCAGTGTTTGTTATAATTCCCAAGAGTGGTGAAAGAG ATACATTCCAGCTGGTCTCGGTTAAACTGACAAAAGCAGCAGGCCAAGATATAGAAGCCAAAGACTTGTCAGTGGTTTTGGATGGTGTGGATGTGTCACCGAAGTGTATCGCATTTGGCAGAGAG GGTGAATATGTGGTATCAGTGAAGGACGCTAATctccaggtttatttttttaaacggAAACAGTTGAACCG GTTTTCTGTAAGTGCGATGAAGACCAAAGGTGGAAACCATTACTTCACTTGTGTGGTGTGCCATCCTACAGAAGATTGCATTGCAACTGGCCATGCTGATGGAAGGATCCGTCTCTG GAGAAATTTCCACCACAAGAGAGAGTATACGTTTTCCACACTGCACTGGCATCATGATATTGTCTTGGATCTAGCTTTTTCTATGGAAG GAACCAGCTTGCTGAGCGGCGGAGTTGAATCTGTCCTAGTTCTGTGGCAAAACCTGTCAGACCGTCAGAAGGATTTCCTTCCTCGCCTGGGATCTGCGATTGAGTACATCTCCGTGTCACCTGAGGGAACGCTCTGCTGTACCTTGCATACAGACAACA gaaTTACGATAATCAACAGCAACCTAAGACTTTCCAAAAGTATTCAAGGGCTAGTCAAAA GTAGAGATGTCAAGACTGGTCTAGTGGTTGATCCTAGAACCAAAGCTTTGGTGCTGAATGGAGAGCCTGGCCACTTGCAGTTCTATTGTCTCCAAAGTGACCAGCAGCTGTTCAGT CTGGATATTGTGCAACGAGAATATATTCATCAGGCAGGTTTAAAACAAGTCGACTTGGTAAAAGTTGCATTTAGTGCCCAAGGCAAGTGGTTAGCAACAGTAGAAGAGCGAGAAGAAGTAACTGACCCTGAGTTACAGTTGAAGCTGTGGTTCTATGATGAAGAAACACAAAG CTTTAAGCTAAATACTAGAATAAATACGCCCCATGATGACCACATAACAGACATGTGCTTTCGCGACATGGATGAAATGGAAGATGACTCTCTGATACTGGTAACAACTGGCAGAGACTGTGTTTTTAAAGTCTGGGTGATGGTAGAAGACACCGATCCAGAGA CGCAGCAAAGcgtgagctggagctgtgactTTGTAGGCAGCTACCACAACTACCAGGCTACTAACTGCTGTTTCTCAGAAGACGGCTCTTTGCTTGCTGTTAGCTTTGAAGGAACTGTCACTGTCTGGGATTCAGTTACTTGGGATCTTAAGTGTACATTTTGCCATCCACCTGGAAAAATAAG GAACATCTGCTTTGGGAGACTAACATGTTCGAAGTACCTTATTGGTGCCACTGATCATGGCTTTCTGTGTTGCTGGAACCTGCTCAGTTGTGCAT TGGAATGGAGTGCCTACCTCAACATCTTAGTTCTGCAACCAGATCCCCTCTCAGAACATATTGCTGCTGTCTCGTGGCTCTCAAAAGAGTCCAGCT TGTTTGTGTTTAAACCAAATGAACCACGGCCAATCTATATCCAGAGAAACCTCTGTAAAGAAAAGATCCAGCTCGCTGCCTTTGTTCCAAGAGATGAACCTGAAACAGCTGGCTCAGAAAAATACCTTTGGCTAAGAAGATCCCAACTATTTTTTCTTACGGATACACAA GAGCTAATGACACTTAGCACCAAGTCTCTAGAAGAAAGGCTTACACCGTCAAGCAAACAG CTGGCAGTAGAAGAAAGTCTTCCAGTGACCCCATTTAGCTTGCTATTGGGAAAGCACAGACGTCAGCAGTCACAAGGGGATATAGACCTTGGAAAACTCATTGTTCGTAATAAGCAAGAGCAAGATTCACCTGCTGTCAAAGAG cttttgcaCACTCCAGCACATGTTTTGCCATCAGCTTCCTTCCTCTGTCCTATATTTATTAAGTCATTGCTCATCTCCAAAGAGAACAAAAG TGCTGAAGAAGTTGCTGATGAAGTAGAAATGGAAAGTGAAAAAGTGGAGAGTGATTCAGATGAGGAAAGAGATGTTACTGAAATGGAACAAGAAGATACAAGTCCTTCGGAATTATTAGGAGAGATGACATGTAAACTGTCTAAATACCAGGAAAAAGAGCTAcgaaaaataagaaaaatggacTACAGCTGGATATCGGCTTTCTAA